The genomic interval TGAAGATGATGAACAACCTACAATAGTCAGTTTGATTAAAGACTTTCAACATTTAAAAATTTTCCCAGTCGGGAGACTAGACAAAGATACTGAAGGGTTGATATTGTTAACCAACGATGGTCAATTTAATCATGACATCATGAGCCCGAATAAGCATGTAACTAAAATTTATCGAGTAGAAGCAAAGCATTTTATATCAGATGATGATATCGAAAAATTTGCTGAGGGTATTGAATTATCTGATGGAAAAACAAAACCAGCAAGACTAGAACGAACAGAAAATGAAAAAATAGTATCAGTTTCAATTCAAGAAGGCCGGTACCATCAAGTGAAAAGGATGTTTCATGCCATCGATAATGAGGTACTGAATTTAAAGCGGGTTCAAATTGGAAAACTCAAACTGGATTCTAATCTTTCTAAAGGTTCTTATCGAGAACTTACAGAAGAAGAATTGGAATTGGTTAAACAATAAAAAGTGAAGGTGATAGTTATGGCAAAATCAAGTAATTTTTTAAAGGCAGTTGTAGGTATCGGAGCAGCAGCTGCAGCAGTATTATTAACTAGAAAAGACAGCAGAGAAAAATTAAAAAATGAATATGATAAATATAAAGAGAACCCAGAATCTTATAAGCAAAACGCAAAAGATTTAGCTTCTCAAATCGCATCAAATGCATCTGAAACTTTTAACGAAGTTAAAGAAAATCCTAAAGGATATGCAGAAAAAGTAAAACAAGATCCTAAAGGATTTGTAAAAGAACAAAAAGACCGCTTCAGTAACGGCAATCAAGATGCGTCAGCACCAACTTTAGATGACGTAAAACAATCTGATGAACCAAGACACAACATCAGAATTGTAACTGATGAAGATTTAAAGAATAATGAAAATAAATCTTCAGATAATGACAATAAATAATAAGATTTAACAGCGCCTTAGTTTGATTGCTAAGGCTCTTTTTTTACTTTAAAACCGAAAATAAAAATTTCTTCTTATAAAACCTATCAAATCAACTCTGGATGAAATTGACAGAAAATTTATTGAGTTACTACTGTTGTTTGAGAATTAGTTAGGGTAAAATAGAGAGTGAACTAAAAATTGAGAAGGAAGTTGATCACGAATGTGGAAAGAAAAAGTGCAAGAATATGAAGATCAAATTATAGCTGATTTATCCGGATTGCTATCAATCGAAAGTGTCAGAGATGATAGTAAAGCAACATCTGATGCACCGCTCGGACCAGGACCAAAAGCTGCGCTTGATTATATGTATCAACTTGCAGAACGTGATGGATTTGCTACACATGATGTAGATCATGTTGCAGGAAGAATCGAAGTCGGTAAAGGTGAAGATTTATTCGGTATTCTTTGTCACGTCGATGTTGTGCCTGCAGGAGATGGATGGGATACACCTCCTTTTGAACCTACAGTTACTGAAAATGCGATTATCGCTAGAGGAACTTTGGATGATAAAGGGCCTACAATTGCAGCATATTATGCAGTTAAAATTTTAAACGATATGAATGTTGATTGGAAAAAGCGTGTACACATTATTGTAGGTACAGACGAAGAGTCTGATTGGATAGGTGTAAACCGTTATTTTGAATCTGAAGAAATGCCTGGTTTAGGTTTTGCACCGGATGCTGAATTCCCAGCAATCCATGGTGAAAAAGGTATAACAACATTTGATATCAAACAAGAAAATGATTCAACAGAAGAAAAACATGCAGATGTAGTATTAGAATCGCTTGAATCTGGACAACGTTATAATATGGTGCCT from Staphylococcus condimenti carries:
- a CDS encoding YtxH domain-containing protein, producing the protein MAKSSNFLKAVVGIGAAAAAVLLTRKDSREKLKNEYDKYKENPESYKQNAKDLASQIASNASETFNEVKENPKGYAEKVKQDPKGFVKEQKDRFSNGNQDASAPTLDDVKQSDEPRHNIRIVTDEDLKNNENKSSDNDNK
- a CDS encoding pseudouridine synthase, translating into MRLDKFLANMGVGTRSEVKQLLKKNQVQVNGKNEKQSKAQIDPQSDEITVNGNLIEYVDKVYIMLNKPAGYISATEDDEQPTIVSLIKDFQHLKIFPVGRLDKDTEGLILLTNDGQFNHDIMSPNKHVTKIYRVEAKHFISDDDIEKFAEGIELSDGKTKPARLERTENEKIVSVSIQEGRYHQVKRMFHAIDNEVLNLKRVQIGKLKLDSNLSKGSYRELTEEELELVKQ